In Candidatus Nitrospira nitrosa, the genomic stretch CTCAAGCAAGGCACGAACGGCTCTCCAAAACAGTCGCGCTTGCCATCTTCTCGTCAAACGCGATTTCATCCGTCGCCTATGGAACGGAAGAGATTCTACTGGTGTTGATTCTCGCTGGTCCGGCAGCCGTCGCCTGGTCGATTCCCGTCAGCTTCGCCATCCTGTTTCTCGTCGTGATGTTGACGATTTCCTACCGGCAAATCATCCACGAATATCCTGAAGGAGGTGGGGCCTATGTCGTCGCACGGACGAACCTGGGCGACCGTCCGGCTCTCGTGGCGGCTGCGGCACTCATGATCGACTATGTCTTAACCGTAGCGGTCAGCGTGGCCGCCGGTATTGCGGCCCTGACATCCGCCATCCCAAGTCTATTCGTTCACCGCGAGGCTCTTGGTTTGGTCGCTATTCTGTTCATCATCATGATGAACCTCCGTGGAGTTCGTGAATCCGGCAAGTTTTTTGCCGTTCCAACCTATTTTGCCATAGGCGCCCTTGGCCTTCTGGTGCTCGTCGGGACCATTCGATCTCTTGCAAGTACCAGCACAGTTCTCCCTCCCCCAACCCCTGTCGAGACAGAAGCGCTGACCCTGTTTCTCATCCTCCGCGCCTTTGCGGCAGGGTGCTCTGCCGTGACCGGGATGGAAGTCATTTCAAACGGAGTCAAGGCCTTTCGTCCACCGGAGCCACGGAATGCCGCGATCACCATGGTCTGGATGTCCGTGATCCTAGCCTCGCTCTTTATGGGTATCAGTTGGATGGCTTACCATAACGGCATTTTGGCCAAGATTGATGAAACCGTGATTTCCCAACTCGCTCGATTGACATTCGGTACAGGCCCCATCTACTACTCCATACAGATCGGCACCATGGCCTTGTTGGTATTGGCCGCGAACAGTGCCTTTGCCGGTTTTCCACACCTGGCGTCGATCCTGGCGCGCGATGGATTCATGCCCCATCAGATGGCGACCTTCGGGGATCGATTGGTTTTTTCGAACGGCATCATCATTCTTGGGTTCTTTGCCTGTCTCCTGCTTGTGATCTTTGAGGGCGACACACACGGGTTGATTCCCTTATACGCCATCGGCGTGTTTGCCTCGTTTACACTGTCTCAGGCCGGCATGGTGAAACAATGGCTTGTGAAGAAAGGGCCACATTGGCAGACGAAACTGATCGTCAATGGAGCCGGTGCCCTGACGACCGGTATTGCGACGATCATCATCGCCACCACCAAGTTCATGCAGGGTGCGTGGATCGTCTTTGTACTCGTCGCCATTCTCCTACTCATCTTTCAGGGCATCCGCTCCCACTATAAAGCGGTCAGCGAACAGATCGCACTGGACCGACGAGGGGAACGACCGCCGTTACCTCGGCGCAATATCGTCATTATTCCCGTCAGTGGAATGAATCGTGCCGTGGTGCGTGCACTGGACTATGCACGGAGTCGACCGGGCGAAGTCCGTGCTGTGTACATCGACGTGGATCCTCAAGAAAGCGCCAAGGTCAAAATCCAGTGGGCTCAATGGGGAGGCGGCGTGAATTTGATCGCGCTGTCGTCGCCCTATCGTTCGGTCCTGGGATCATTGCTGGACTACGTCGAGGAAGTCCTCGAGAAAGATCAGAACAGCTGGGTGACCGTCGTGATCCCGGAGATCCTACCGGCACGATGGTGGCAGAATATCCTCCATAACCAACGAGCGCTCATGCTCAAAGCCTCACTGCTGTTCAAAGAGCGGGTGATTCTCATCGATGTCCCCTACCATTTGACGCGATGACAATGCGTCGTGACGCCCGGCGTCGGATCTCTCACCTCGTTCTCGTCACCGCGTGCCTTGCACTGGCACCTCCGGTTCATGCCTTCCAAATCACCGAGCCACCAGAAGGCGCCACGCTCGCTGCTGGAACGACCGTTACAGCGCGTGTGAATTTGGGCAAAGACGCCGGTATCATCAAGGTCCGCTACTATTGGTACGGTGAGCGAGATGAGGTCTTGGTTGAACAGGATGACTCAACCGCCACTGGCTCCATCGTGGCGCCGGTCGCCATGATCGGATCCATCGAACAGGACCCACCGTTTGGTGGACCACTCAACGTGCCACACGACACGATCGGGCCGATGCGTCTCTTGGCAGTGGCTGAGATTTCCCGTGGACGATTGGGAACCAGATCCGTGTTTGATGAAGTGATGGTGAACGTTGCCCCCCCTGCGGCTCTCACCGCCATTGATTTTGAAACGGAGAAGCCGTTGCAATTGGGACGAGCCGGACAATCGTCGGCCTTCGGCCACGTAGACTCGATGGGAAAGGTGTTCGAACTCCCCGTGATTGGAGAATTTGCCGATGGAGTCGCCCGGCGCATCAGCTCTCCAGCCAGCGGAACGAGTTATATCTCCTCCAATAGTACGGTCATCAAAGTCCTAGGTGATGGCCTCCTGCAGATCGTCGGGAATGGAAAAGCCACCATCACCGTCTCCAATCGTGGTAGGCGAACCACGCTTGATGTCGACGTGAATGTGAACGATGAACCGAATGAGCCTCCGCTTGCAGATGCAGGAGCGAACAAGTCGGTCAAGGCCGGTTCCAGAGTGAAGCTCAGCGGCCTAAAAAGTCGAGACCCGGAAGGCGAAGCGCTCTACTATAGTTGGAGCCAAGTGCGCGGCAACAAGGTCCCGCTCCTCGATGCCAACAACTCAGAGGCTTCCTTCCTCGCCCCAACCGTCTCAGAGCCAAGGACCTATCGCTTTAAGCTGCGCGTGACGGATAAGAAGGGAGCGGACAGTCTGCCGGCGTTTGTGGATGTGAGGGTGGAGCCATGAAGGTCTTGATAGCTGAAGACTGATGCAGGAAGCATAGAAGTCACGGTTTCGTTTCATGCCGCTGCGAACGGATCATGCGGAAGTACGTCGAGCTCTATCATCATCTCTCATGATGCGCAGCAGCAGTCACCTGGCCAGCCGTTTAAACATGGGCCCGTACGGGTTTCGCAATTCCCTCAGAACGGATTTCATCCTCGCTTGACCAACCCTTACCTTGACCTTCAGCCTTGTCGATTTCCCTTTTCTGGAATGCTCATCACGACCGCACATTATACTTTCCTTGCCCAGAGGATTGGACAGCTGGCCAGGGTTAGTTGAGTGATTCGCTTCCCTGAGCTAAGACATATCATGAGCGCGATTGCCAATCAGTAGGCTCGCCTCATGTTGATTTAACTCTGACACTGTATCAGGGGAGGATGAAGAGATTCATGCTCGAGGTTTGCACATCGTTACGGAACAAAGTAGATCATTACTTGTCTACCATTCCTCCTCCCCGCACACACCAGACTTTGAAGGTGGAGGCTTTACTGGTCATGTGGACATGGCCATTGCTCAAGTGGAGGTGCCAGGCCTTTGAGGATTCACCATCTGAAGAAACTGACCAATAGAAGCCAGCGGGGTTATTCAGAAAGGGATGGCCGGCGGGAAGCATCGCCTCAGAATCCTGGACAGATGGGTCAAGTAGGCTGGTCAGTTCCACAATCGATGGTAACCTCCACCCTCTCTGGCCACCAATCGCCTTATTCAGACAAGAAGACCTAGCCGCCTTCCAATCCGTGCGTGCCGTTGATGGAGACCGCTCCCAGAGCAAACCCGTGTCTTGATCCAATACCGCCTCACTGTTGAAGTTTGCCAGCACGATGAACCGCGCCTCCGTGGGCAGGGTTCGATTCCACGAAACGACGGAGGGAGATGACCGATCTAGCGTAGGTTGGGCCTGCCCCCCATCTGCCAGACCGACCAAAACGACAAGGGCGCTTCCCACGATGACTCTCTTGGTGATTCGCCTACGCTTAGATTCCACTGACCCCCTCCTGCGTTCCACGATAAGAGCGACACATCACGCCAGTCCGCTTGCATCAATCGCTTGGCAAAATTTGCGGTACGGTGGGTAAGAGAGCTATACCTACGTGGAAGGCCACGTGCGATCTTTGGCTAGGCGCCCTGCTTCGCCTTGCCTCGCGCAACCAGGGCAACCACCTGGAGCAGCTTTTCAACCCGGGCTTTGTACTGATTCATGAATTGGGCGGTCCACATCGAGTTGTATTCGATGGCTGCGCTCTTCTTCATCCCGGCATCCTTTTCACCAACAGGAGAAGAGTAGTGCGCAATCAGGCGATCCAGTTCCTCCTCGCCAAAGTTTCTCGAATAGGCCTGCTTGAGATGATCGTGGAGGGTTTCCACCCTCCCCATTGACTGCCTGATGTCTTTCAGAAAGGCATCGAGCAGCCGTTCGATTTCTTTCTTCGTGTCACCGGACACATTGGGATAGCTGACCGCGATGGACTTTCGGATCTGTTGCTCGTAGTCGCTGACATATTTTTGGGTAAGTGACTCGTACTCTGATTCCAGTTCTGAAACTCGGATCAGTGTCAGCAACTTCTCAATCTTGATGGACTTGGAGTTCTCAATCGTGGCGGCCTCTGCCGCAGCCGATCCGGCAATCACTGTCAGGCTACAGAAGCACCCGAGTAGAGCAACCTGTGCAAGACTGCCATGCTGTCTTTTCTCCTGGTCGCGCATAGCTCTCACCTCTTGCGACCGAGTCTACTCCGATTAGACTGATCGTCAAGAAATAGAGAACCTTCTACGCTCCGGATTCACTCACGCGAATCGGCCCATAGCTGTGGCGAGCTCCTTGAAGTTCCCTGATGTGCCGGCGCAACGCAGGACCAAATGAAGACCGTTCGACATCACGACGAAAATGCCTACTGCTTCCCTCAATATGCGCAATCGCCGCGGCCAATTCCCGTACAAGTTGTTGGCCGGTACTGGTGAGCCACCCCAACTGTTGATCGGCATACTGCAAATCCAGCAGGGAATAGCGGACTGATTCCACTTCTTCCAAACAACGGAAGCACGCCCGTTGAAGGTCTCGCTGGGACAGTCCGGCTTGTTTCCATCTCACTGATCCAGTGTGTCCTGCCCCCCATGAGGCAAGATGCAGGAATAACAGCGCACCCATGGTAAAGGTGAACGTCGCGTGAAGAATGCCTCGCAAGGGCCTCAGACTGCGTCTCCAAGGAGAGTAGAAAATCTGCTGATTGTGATCCCCGCGATACATGACGTTCTTGCGCAGCAAGAGATTCAAGTGGTGATGGCTGTTCTCATGGATCACATCATCAATCAGATCGAGGTTGTCACGATCGAAACAATTGATAAACGAGAGGCCCGGTCGATGGCGGTAGCTGAAGCTGACCACACCCCTTGCGTGAAGTGGGATAATGCGGTTGGTCAATAGTGCCAGCACGTTATGCCCGTCAGGCCAAGCGAGTCGAATCGTCTCCCACGCACGAGTGATGCGTTCGACCTGTCGCCGATCAGTGGACTTCACTCTTCTTGGTTGTCGATCCTTTCCATAAACCAACGTTGGACCAACGGTGACGGGACCAGTCTTACTCTGAGCTGCGACTACAGGAGAGCGATAGGCCCAGTGCCATTGCCCGCTTTTTTCCAGCTCAGACCAGACCGGTAACACCATTCTGCCGATCTTTACCCGTATCTCACTGGACTCCACCCGAAAAACCACGCCCCCCGACGAGCGGGACAAGATCCGTCGCTTATTCTGTGGTGCCTGGCACCAAGCTCCCGCAATACCGGTGGCGATGGCTCCCGGAAGTTCCGCCTTCTCAAACTGATCCTGTAGACTTCCCGGTACATCCCACCGGGCCATCTTTTGCCGCCGCATCCATGTGACCGACAAGCTCGGGTCAAACCAGAGAGCCTCTTGCGCCAGCTCCCCCGCCAAGCGTCGACACAGTGCAAACACCCTCTTTCCCAGACCACGTGCTTGTGGACGCCCGCTTGGGAACACATCGTTGAAGTAGCCGTGTTCGAAAAACTTCTCCTGGCATTCGTCAAACAGCTGCACGGAAAAATCCGTCCGATCCTGCTCTATGTTCAGTTGTTGATAGACGTCGAGGAAATACAGCAGATCATTCAGCGTCTCAATCCAGCCGACAACTTTCCATGTAGAATAGGACTCCAGCGGGAAGGCTAACCGGAGATGGTCAAAGAAGCTGGCTGGAAGCTTTAATTCCTTAGACAGGTCAGCGTAGTCAGCACGAAGTTCTCGGCACAGATCAGCATGCAGGCGGCGCATCGAGAGACGAAATTCATGTTGTAACTTGATGAGAGGTCGGGGATCAAGGAGATGCATAGCAAGACGATGGCAAACAATAATGGCAGGACTCTAGCGCAGCGGGAACGTGCGTGCAAGCGCGAAGCAAAGCAACCCACCATATTCCCTGTTAGTCAGACACGGCACACCTATCGTGAGTGCCTAGATATTCCTCAACAGCGTGGTAGTGCCAGCACCAGAGTTATACCTGACTGGCCGACAGGGGGACACCTCTCATGATATTGAATAGGACCGATCTGACACTGGTTCTCGCGGAGATCGTTCCAGTCTTACGCGGCGGCTGGATACAAAAGATCCATCAACCACAAACCCACACCATCGTATTGGATATTCGGGTGCCGGGTGAAACCCATCGGCTGTTGATCTCATGTGAACCGAACAGCGCCAGACTCCACCTCACCACTGGTTCCCATCTCAACCCGCCGACGCCGCCCCCCTTCTGCCAATTTCTGCGGGCCCACTTTCAGGGGGCCAAACTGGACGCAATCCAGCAGATCGAGAACGACCGTATTGTCGAGCTGCAGATGACCAGCAGAGATGGACCTCGCGTCATCATGTGTGAGTTGACTGGGCCCAGGGCCAACATCCTCGTCCTCGATACCGAACGCCGAATCCTGCGAAACCTCACGCGCCAGGGCACGGCGATCGGTCAAACCTATGCGCTACCACTCCAGAGCAACTCGGCCCCAAAACCGGCACCGAGCCGTTTCGCAGGTCACGCCGGTGGCGTGCACCCTGTTTCAGAAGCGATTGATGCCTATTATCGCGATCAAGAGTCCACCCACACCGTCGACCGAATTAGAGAAGAACGCCGACGTGTTCTCAAGAAATCGCTCAAGAAAGAGCAGCGATTGATCGAAGCCTGGCGAGGCGACCTCGAAAAAGCAGCCGCCTACCATGACTATGCGCGGTATGGCGAATTGATCAAATCCAATCTCGGGGCCATCACGAAGGGTACCGATCATATCGAGATGACTGATTACTTTGATGAGCAGCTTCCTACGATCACGATTCCACTCGATCCGATGAAATCACCGCATGGCAATATGGACGACTACTTTCGAAAACATCGAAAACATCTGGTCGCTGAACGGGAACTCAAACCTCGCATTGAACAAGCCGAGCTTGGTCTCGCGCGGCTGCGCCAAGAACTTCAGGACATTGAGCAAGAAACTTGGACTCCACCTGCAACACCCTCTCCCCGGCCGAGCGTCGCCGCCAGTACGAGAGCTCGTACCATTGCTCAGCCACGAGGCCCGTTCCGTCGATTTACCTCGACCGACGGGCTCCCGATCTTCGTTGGACGCAATGCTCGAGAGAACGATGAACTCACCTTCGGCCTGGCCAAGAGCGATGATCTTTGGCTACATGCACACGGAACGCCAGGATCACACGTCGTGGTTCGCCTGGAGAAGGGGACGGATCCTCCACCGGAAACGCTTCGTGATGCAGCAACCCTGGCCCTGCTTTATAGTGATCTGAAGAAAAGCGGCAAAGGCGAGGTCATCTACACCAGGCGCAAGTGGGTCAAAAAAGCAAAAGGACAAGCTCCTGGTGCGGTGATCGTCACCCAAGAGAAATCAGTACACATCAGTTTAGATAAGATCAGACTGGACGCGATCAAGAATCGGACTCGTCACAATTGAGGTGTATCGTACTCCTCCTTACAGCCCCGCTCGAGGCGGATACCGACCACATCGAATCTTGGCCTCACCGGATGTGCTGATCCTGCCTGAAAGAACGGTTTCTCTCGCCCTATCGTACGGACGGGACTATGATAGCCTCAAACGGTAGAGGACGCACATGACGGCAGAACAAACACAGCCACCGACCATTCTCATCGTCGACGACGATCTTCCGATCGTGAACCTCTGCAAGGCGTTTCTTGAAGAAGCGGGCTTCACTGTTCTGGGAACCGATGGTAGTTCGGAAGCGCTGAAGATCTGCACACAGCACAACGGACCGATCGATCTGTTACTGACAGACCTGGTGTTACCTCCACCAGGCTTTCAACTGGCCTCGGCCTCCAACCAATTCCCCCACGTCAACGGTCTTGAGCTGGCTGTGCGCGCAACGATGATCAGGAGCGGGCTTCACATCATTCTTATGTCAGGCAATCCTGACAAGGATCTCATGAGCCATGGGATCAAACGAGGAACGCTTCCGTTTCTCGCGAAACCGTTCGAACGTGATCGCCTGATTGCCCTGGTGAAAAATGTGCTCGCGCAGCCGGCCATACCCCTTGGAGTGGAACAGCCAGCCCGTGCCGCCAATGATGCTGAGTGGTTTGGTTGAACTCGGTGCAGGCTAAGGGTTAGACCAAGGCTCTCATTTACAATACGCGTCACAGTCTCTCTCGCTGAATCCTACTCTGCTACGGATGTTCCGTCATAAACCATCCGGCAATCGATAATCGCCGATGCTGACCAGCCGTGGCGTCCACTCGACACACTCGATGGAATCGAGGCACGGTAAACATCACCAAGGATCCCGGACGCGGCTCGATACAATGTGTCGGAACAAGGTCAGGCTGAGCCATCTGCTCACCTGATCGTGCGGCATAGATGATCAACTCCCCGCCCCAATCCGGCTGCCATTCCTCATGAAGATACGTGACCAGGGCGATCCGGCGTTGCAGGGTCCGACGCCCAGCGATAGGCCGGCCCTGATCCGTGTCATCATGGGTGAGGAGACAATCGCCTGCTGAGTAGGAATAGTAGCTGAATCCTAGATGACGCCCTATGATATTGGGAAAGGACTCGATGTAGTCCTGGAGGAACGGAAACTGAACCCTCGATAACAACCGCTGGCCTTCCGGCGGACCGATTTCTGCTTTTGCCCAGTTTCCAGATTGTGGAAAGTCTTCGCGGACATTGGGAAGATCCGAAAGACTTTTCCAAGCCGCTTGATTCATCCGGTCACGAAAGAACTGTCGCTCTTCCGCAGACCAGAAGTTTTCAACGACCAAGACCGGACTCCTCTGAAATGAAAATGTCTTGATGTCGTCAAGCGTTACTACTGATGGCATGCCATTCATGATCCCATCACGTATCCTAACATTGGAACCCTGTGAGATAGATCAATTCACCTACCCCAGTTATAAAAAAAGAGGAGCTGCCATACATGATGGCAGCCCCTCCGTCCAATGTCTGGAACCGATTACTTACCAGCGATCGCGCTTTCCACCGCCTCCACTGCGACCACCGCCTCCACCGAATCCACCACGCCCGCCACCACCACCACCACCACCTGTCCGTGGCTCCTGGGGACGTGCTTCATTGACTGTAAGAGTTCGGCCACCCATTTCAGACCCGTTGAGTGCCGTGATGGCAGCTTGAGCTTCGGCATCGGACGACATTTCCACGAAGCCGAATCCCCGGGATTGCCCGGTGAACTTATCCGTAATGATGCGGGCAGAAGCCACTGCACCATGCGCTGCGAATAAGTCACTCAATTGCTGCTCGGTCGCCGAGTATGGCAACCCACCGACATAGATCTTCGAACCCATTGGGGTTCCTCCTTTAGGATAATGACATTGTCTTGAGCACGAGGAACGGGGAAGGAGCGGGCCGAAGACGCGATCGATGCAGCGGCTTAGGTCTGACTTCCGACAAGATTCCCGGACAAGGCAACATCGACATTGTGGGCCTTCTCTGATAGTCACTCGGTATCGCGAGGCCCAGGGCGATACCAGTCAGAGCTACACTAGCATAGCGCTTTGCCGATTACAACCTTACTCTCCAACTCGAACCAGAAGCCCGTGATCTTTGCAATAGGCCATCGTCCGGTAGAACCAAGCAACCACGCCGAGCACCAGCACCCCGTTGAGCCCGATCGCCCAGGCCAGATGGCTAAGCGGCGCCTGCCCGGCCGTTAATACAGCCCGCATCCCCTCGAAAATATGTGCTGCCGGGTTCACCCACGCGATCCCCTGAAGCCAGACCGGCAAGACCTCCATCGGATAGAACACACAAGAAATCGGCTGAAAGAGAAAGACCATGCTCCAGGCCAAGACTTCTGCCTCCTGCCCAAATCGCATGATGAGCGACGTGGTAAACACGCCGATGATCCACCCGGTTACGACAAGGTTCACCACAAATGGACCGAGCCACAAGCCGATCATCAGGACGTTATAGGAATAAAAAACAAGGGCGCAGACCACCATGACGATCGAGACCGCCGTGACCTTCATGATGCTCATCGCCATCGTCGCCACGAGAAATTCGCTCGGCTTCAGCGGGCTCGCAAACAAGTTCATAAGATTGCGTGCCCAGAGCTCTTCGAGAAATGTGATCGTGATCCCTTGCTGCGCACGGAATAGGATATCCCAGAGAATGAGTGCTCCCAAGAAGAACGTCACGAACCCGGGAACCTGTGGTTGATACCGTGCAAGATACAAGGTGATGAATCCCCAAATCACAGGATCGAGAAACGGCCAGTAGAAAATCTCCATAATCCTGGGCAAGCTTCTTCGATAGAGGTACAGATGCCTGAAGATTAATGCCGTGACACGATGGAGTTTCATCCGCAGGTCTCATGTTTATGCTCATGGTCACAGCCACCGCATCCCTGATGGGTACCGAGGATTTCTCCCATCAGCTGCCTAACCCCGGCAACCATATGCGTCCCCGCCCGTCGACCATCAGGCATCCGCCGCAACCAGAGCCCTAATAACAGGATCGGCATCCCTAGTACACCAATCCCAAACGCCAGGTTCGCCCGTCCCCCCATCCACCAGAGAACCGCGACGACCAACGAGAGTGGGACCACCCCGGCAACTGTGCTTTTTAGAACAACCGGCCATCCACAGGTTCCTCGCGCACGTCCCTTCAGGCTGACCCCCAGCCAAAACAATCCCCACGCCGTGCTGACGGCCAATCCTCCCGAGACCACCCCGAGAACGAACTCGATGAGCGGATGCATCATGATGACAACGAAGCCGTTGATTCCCGAGCCAACTTCAAAAAGACCTCCTCGAGATCTGTTTGGCCGAACCGATCCACGATAGCCTGCGCCGTCCCCTCGGCCACCAACCGTCCACGCTGGAGAAAAATAATCCGATCTGACATTTCTTCCATCTCCCGCATATTGTGGGACGTATACAGAATACTCAGGCCCGACGATCGTTGCTCATCTTTTAACAGAGCCCTGATCTTGTACGCCACATCAGGGTCTAAGCTCGCCGTTGGTTCGTCAAGAAAGAGGACGCGCGGCTGCGTGAGAATGGCCTTGGCCAATGCCAGTCTCGTCATCTGCCCGGATGACAACTTCCTGGTCACTTTCCGTCGGAACTCTTCCATCTCGAGTTTTCTGACCACGTTGTCGATCCGCTGCGCCATATCGGATAGACCATACAACCTCGCCACCACCCAAAGATTTTCGTCGACCGTCAGCGCTTGCGGCATCGAGATGTAGGTGGACGAAAAATTGACCTGCTGCAGGATTTCCTCCCGATGCGTCGACAGATCCAGACCGAACACCTCAATCGTACCCGATGTCGGTGTGACCAATCCCAGTAACATCTGAATCGTGGTCGTCTTGCCGGCTCCATTGGGCCCCAACAATCCAAGAATCTCCCCCGGATGCATCTCGAACGACACGCCATCCACAGCCGTAAAGTCGCCGAAACGCTTCGTCAATTGTGAGACCTTCAAAACAGGATTCGGCATTGGACTCATCAAGTCAGGTCAGTCAATTAAACAATAGTGCGCCGCTGATCTTGTCGGAGATATGGCACGTGTCACACTTTCTGTTCAACACCTTGCCCCTATACTGAGTCGTTCCGTCATGACAGCGAAAACAGTCGTTGAGGGCTCTGGTGCGCAGGGCGGATCCTTCCGGATGGGTGGGATACCAGGGCTTGCTGTCGGCAGATACATGGCCACGTGGGATCACAATGGGATAGCCTTTGATTGGTGCATCATGTACGACACCGGCATGGCAGGTCGTACAGCCTTCTCCCTGTCCACGAACGGTGAATGCCTCCATATGTTGCCGATGGCCCACGACCAGCCCCACATCGTTCACCGGTAACGGAAGATCGCGAGGAGCAATCTCAGACACGCGAAGAATGTGTCGATGACAGCTCATGCACACTCCCGAATCAACTGTCGCTTTGAGATTGTGGACTTCTGTTGGAGTCCCCAGAAACGTGATAGCCGTATCTCTGGCGCCAGCCAAGACCTTGTCTGTAAGCCACCCCTGGAGACCTGGCCGCACATGGCACGCAACACAACTAATCTCTTTGTGAGAGGATTTGGCCCAGCTTTGGTAAGAAGGCGCGAGGGTGTGGCATCCGGCACAGAACTCAGGCTGATCGGTCAATGGAATCGCAATCCCCGCCAGAGCGACGGCTCCGACCATGACGGCCAATACCAGTGTGGTCCTAGCAGTCGAGTTCATGCTCCCGGCGTCGAAGGGGAAACTGCCGAATCAGAAGCTCAGCCACACCGACGACATCATCCAGATGCAACACAGGCACCGGAAGATCGAACGGCTTATCGGACACCACCGCAAGAAGACCGTCTGATGAGTAGGAGATTTCGCCTACTTGATCGCGCACCACAATGATCTTGGGATAGCCCTCGCTCTTCCATCCCTCTGCGATGATGAGATCATACGAGCGATCCAAGAAACGGTCTCGGACTTCTTCCACCTTGAGCTGTTCGGACACATCAGCAAAAAGGGCCAGACTCCCCTTCGAGACGACGATGACACTGCTGGCACCGGCGCGTTTATGACGCCAACTATCCTTGCCCTCCGTGTCAAGATCGAAGCCATGCCCTGTATGCTTGACGGTTGCCACGCGATAGCCCGCCTTCACGAGTTCGGGGAGCACGCGCTCAATCAACGTGGTCTTGCCGCTATTCGAGCGACCGATAAAAGACACGATCGGAATGGACATGCTGTGACCGTTCATTTCCTATTCTATTCACAACACGAGGGACGATGGACGACGGAATGTCCATGCTCTGCCTTGGATAGCCAGGCCTCACCGCTCAACAGCTGGACCGTGACCTCATCGCCGGGATTCACCCGCTCGACTTCCACCGGCACATCGATCAGACAATTGGCTTTGACCATTGATGTCAGAATACCGGAGCCCTGATCGCCCGTTGTCCGAACCTTGAACAGACCATCTTCTCGTGTCAGGATCCCTCGCAAGAAATGCCGTCGATCGGTGCGTTTTGAAAAAGTCCCCTGAAAGATGGCCTGCAACACCGGTCGTCCATAGGTCCGGCATCCGCTCATCTTCAGCAGCGCCGGTCTCACGAGCTGCTCGAACGTCACCATGGATGAGACAGGATTACCGGGAAGGCCGAAAGCCAGCTTGCCTTGAATCAAACCAAATGCCAAAGGCTGCCCAGGTCTGATCGCAAGTTTCCAAAAATTCATCTCGGCTCCGAGTTCCCGGAAGACGGCTTTGGTGA encodes the following:
- a CDS encoding cytochrome c3 family protein translates to MNSTARTTLVLAVMVGAVALAGIAIPLTDQPEFCAGCHTLAPSYQSWAKSSHKEISCVACHVRPGLQGWLTDKVLAGARDTAITFLGTPTEVHNLKATVDSGVCMSCHRHILRVSEIAPRDLPLPVNDVGLVVGHRQHMEAFTVRGQGEGCTTCHAGVVHDAPIKGYPIVIPRGHVSADSKPWYPTHPEGSALRTRALNDCFRCHDGTTQYRGKVLNRKCDTCHISDKISGALLFN
- a CDS encoding Rqc2 family fibronectin-binding protein, translating into MILNRTDLTLVLAEIVPVLRGGWIQKIHQPQTHTIVLDIRVPGETHRLLISCEPNSARLHLTTGSHLNPPTPPPFCQFLRAHFQGAKLDAIQQIENDRIVELQMTSRDGPRVIMCELTGPRANILVLDTERRILRNLTRQGTAIGQTYALPLQSNSAPKPAPSRFAGHAGGVHPVSEAIDAYYRDQESTHTVDRIREERRRVLKKSLKKEQRLIEAWRGDLEKAAAYHDYARYGELIKSNLGAITKGTDHIEMTDYFDEQLPTITIPLDPMKSPHGNMDDYFRKHRKHLVAERELKPRIEQAELGLARLRQELQDIEQETWTPPATPSPRPSVAASTRARTIAQPRGPFRRFTSTDGLPIFVGRNARENDELTFGLAKSDDLWLHAHGTPGSHVVVRLEKGTDPPPETLRDAATLALLYSDLKKSGKGEVIYTRRKWVKKAKGQAPGAVIVTQEKSVHISLDKIRLDAIKNRTRHN
- a CDS encoding ABC transporter permease codes for the protein MKLHRVTALIFRHLYLYRRSLPRIMEIFYWPFLDPVIWGFITLYLARYQPQVPGFVTFFLGALILWDILFRAQQGITITFLEELWARNLMNLFASPLKPSEFLVATMAMSIMKVTAVSIVMVVCALVFYSYNVLMIGLWLGPFVVNLVVTGWIIGVFTTSLIMRFGQEAEVLAWSMVFLFQPISCVFYPMEVLPVWLQGIAWVNPAAHIFEGMRAVLTAGQAPLSHLAWAIGLNGVLVLGVVAWFYRTMAYCKDHGLLVRVGE
- a CDS encoding 2OG-Fe(II) oxygenase produces the protein MPSVVTLDDIKTFSFQRSPVLVVENFWSAEERQFFRDRMNQAAWKSLSDLPNVREDFPQSGNWAKAEIGPPEGQRLLSRVQFPFLQDYIESFPNIIGRHLGFSYYSYSAGDCLLTHDDTDQGRPIAGRRTLQRRIALVTYLHEEWQPDWGGELIIYAARSGEQMAQPDLVPTHCIEPRPGSLVMFTVPRFHRVCRVDATAGQHRRLSIAGWFMTEHP
- a CDS encoding ABC transporter ATP-binding protein; the protein is MPNPVLKVSQLTKRFGDFTAVDGVSFEMHPGEILGLLGPNGAGKTTTIQMLLGLVTPTSGTIEVFGLDLSTHREEILQQVNFSSTYISMPQALTVDENLWVVARLYGLSDMAQRIDNVVRKLEMEEFRRKVTRKLSSGQMTRLALAKAILTQPRVLFLDEPTASLDPDVAYKIRALLKDEQRSSGLSILYTSHNMREMEEMSDRIIFLQRGRLVAEGTAQAIVDRFGQTDLEEVFLKLARESTASLSS
- a CDS encoding RNA recognition motif domain-containing protein, producing MGSKIYVGGLPYSATEQQLSDLFAAHGAVASARIITDKFTGQSRGFGFVEMSSDAEAQAAITALNGSEMGGRTLTVNEARPQEPRTGGGGGGGGRGGFGGGGGRSGGGGKRDRW
- a CDS encoding response regulator; translation: MTAEQTQPPTILIVDDDLPIVNLCKAFLEEAGFTVLGTDGSSEALKICTQHNGPIDLLLTDLVLPPPGFQLASASNQFPHVNGLELAVRATMIRSGLHIILMSGNPDKDLMSHGIKRGTLPFLAKPFERDRLIALVKNVLAQPAIPLGVEQPARAANDAEWFG
- the mobB gene encoding molybdopterin-guanine dinucleotide biosynthesis protein B translates to MSIPIVSFIGRSNSGKTTLIERVLPELVKAGYRVATVKHTGHGFDLDTEGKDSWRHKRAGASSVIVVSKGSLALFADVSEQLKVEEVRDRFLDRSYDLIIAEGWKSEGYPKIIVVRDQVGEISYSSDGLLAVVSDKPFDLPVPVLHLDDVVGVAELLIRQFPLRRREHELDC